Proteins encoded within one genomic window of Bradyrhizobium sp. AZCC 1719:
- a CDS encoding ABC transporter substrate-binding protein → MRAIRTNAIRSRLSVLLAFLAGLCAIAGFTANSALAADEPRPPLAIQFSLDRPIDAAAAPFVMAAAGGLFSAEALAVTINIASGSPDAIARVAAGSSDFAVVDINALMRFRDKDKQGGPRIKAVFVVFNKAPYAIIARKSRGIRALTDIEGKTLGVAEGDLSARLWPAVAHQNSIKIKSVKQSSISAAVREPMLSAGQIDAVTGFSYLSAINLKDRGVPADDLAVLKFADYGCEAYGFAIIANPALAAAKPEAVKGFVRAVIGGLHLTVKDPERAATEVANRMDGGSKDLELERLQSILRDYVLTSEVKRNGIGAIDPARFERSIDQVADDFKFQKRPQASDIFDDQFLPPLNNRLIN, encoded by the coding sequence ATGCGTGCGATCAGGACCAACGCCATCCGCTCTCGCCTGAGCGTTCTCTTGGCTTTCCTTGCCGGGCTCTGCGCCATTGCGGGCTTCACGGCGAATAGCGCCCTCGCCGCCGACGAACCTCGGCCTCCGCTCGCAATCCAGTTTTCGCTGGATCGTCCGATCGATGCCGCGGCGGCGCCGTTCGTGATGGCGGCCGCCGGCGGCCTGTTCAGCGCTGAGGCGCTTGCGGTCACGATCAACATCGCCAGCGGATCGCCGGACGCGATTGCGCGCGTCGCGGCAGGCTCCAGCGATTTTGCCGTCGTCGACATCAACGCATTGATGCGGTTTCGCGACAAGGACAAGCAGGGCGGTCCCAGGATCAAGGCCGTGTTCGTGGTGTTCAACAAGGCGCCCTATGCCATCATCGCCCGCAAGAGCCGCGGCATCCGCGCGCTGACCGACATTGAGGGCAAGACTCTCGGCGTCGCCGAAGGCGACCTGTCGGCCCGACTGTGGCCGGCGGTAGCGCACCAGAACAGCATCAAGATCAAGAGCGTGAAGCAGAGCAGCATCAGCGCCGCGGTGCGCGAGCCGATGCTGTCGGCGGGCCAGATCGATGCCGTGACCGGATTCTCCTATCTGTCGGCGATCAATCTGAAGGACCGCGGCGTGCCTGCCGACGATCTGGCGGTGCTGAAATTCGCCGACTATGGCTGTGAAGCCTACGGGTTCGCTATTATCGCCAATCCGGCGCTGGCAGCCGCCAAGCCCGAGGCGGTGAAAGGATTCGTGAGAGCCGTCATCGGCGGGTTGCATCTCACGGTCAAGGACCCCGAACGCGCCGCAACCGAGGTCGCAAATCGCATGGACGGCGGCTCGAAGGACCTCGAACTCGAGCGGCTGCAAAGTATCCTGCGCGACTACGTCCTGACCAGCGAAGTAAAACGCAACGGCATCGGCGCCATCGATCCGGCACGCTTCGAACGCTCGATCGATCAGGTCGCGGACGACTTCAAGTTTCAGAAGCGGCCGCAGGCATCAGACATTTTCGACGACCAGTTCCTGCCCCCGCTCAACAACCGGCTGATTAATTGA
- a CDS encoding D-alanyl-D-alanine carboxypeptidase family protein — protein MHLLRPLLRASSLNLIFLATALAVITPRAAHAEALLVVEADTGKVLQADNATMPWYPASVTKIMTAYVTLKAVKEGRLSLDTLLTVSPVAASQSPSKMGFPPGTQVTIDNALKMMMVKSANDMAVVLAEGVGGSVDGFSAMMNQTALRLGMTQTSYVNPNGLPADGQVTSARDLAMLARAVIRDLPEYEYFMQIASIRYGRRVTQNFNKLIGRYPGADGFKTGFICASGYNLVASATRNGKRLIAVVLGASSGQARAVRAAQLLERGFGNGLGWLTPSLGTVDNLVPVDATPPNLRDEMCNGKRKRPATDEDPDIVASNGNASTGESAVAFFTAGLQPPAGKPAELLAAAAAPSEPVPVYTGPTKTGPALIAAVAADAEKQTPKRGKKSAIAAKKPDAAAPKAEASAKPAAKPAAVRHATAKPEAAAKPAALAEKKPAASTERKPTASAERNPAASADKKPAAKPVAVGDKPAPKPAKPKAAAKPKGENKPAG, from the coding sequence GTGCATCTTCTTCGCCCGTTGCTTCGCGCTTCCTCACTGAACCTGATTTTCCTGGCGACGGCGCTTGCCGTCATAACGCCGCGTGCCGCGCACGCCGAAGCGCTGTTGGTGGTCGAAGCCGATACCGGCAAGGTGCTGCAGGCCGACAACGCCACCATGCCCTGGTATCCCGCCTCGGTGACCAAGATCATGACGGCTTACGTCACGCTCAAGGCGGTCAAGGAAGGACGACTGTCGCTCGACACGCTCCTGACGGTGTCGCCGGTCGCCGCCTCGCAGTCGCCGTCCAAGATGGGTTTTCCTCCCGGCACCCAGGTCACCATCGATAACGCGCTCAAGATGATGATGGTGAAGTCGGCCAACGACATGGCCGTGGTGCTCGCCGAAGGCGTCGGCGGATCGGTCGACGGTTTCTCGGCGATGATGAACCAGACCGCCCTGCGGCTCGGCATGACGCAGACGAGCTACGTCAATCCGAACGGGCTGCCGGCAGACGGACAGGTCACCTCGGCGCGCGATCTCGCGATGCTGGCACGCGCCGTCATTCGTGACCTGCCGGAATACGAATACTTCATGCAGATCGCCTCGATCCGCTACGGCCGCAGGGTGACGCAGAATTTCAACAAGCTGATCGGGCGCTATCCCGGCGCCGACGGCTTCAAGACCGGCTTCATCTGCGCTTCCGGCTACAATCTGGTCGCGTCCGCGACGCGCAACGGCAAGCGGCTGATCGCCGTCGTGCTCGGCGCATCTTCAGGCCAAGCGCGCGCGGTGCGCGCGGCGCAATTGCTGGAGCGCGGCTTCGGCAACGGACTGGGCTGGCTGACGCCTTCGCTCGGCACCGTCGACAATCTGGTTCCGGTCGATGCGACGCCGCCGAACCTGCGCGACGAGATGTGCAACGGCAAGCGCAAGCGGCCGGCCACCGACGAGGATCCGGACATCGTGGCCTCCAATGGCAATGCATCGACCGGCGAGAGTGCGGTCGCCTTCTTCACCGCCGGACTGCAACCGCCGGCGGGCAAGCCAGCGGAGCTGCTCGCAGCCGCGGCGGCGCCCTCTGAACCAGTACCGGTCTATACCGGCCCGACCAAAACCGGACCGGCGCTGATCGCAGCGGTCGCAGCGGACGCCGAGAAGCAGACGCCAAAGCGTGGCAAGAAATCGGCGATTGCAGCGAAGAAGCCTGACGCCGCAGCACCAAAGGCCGAAGCCAGCGCGAAGCCGGCAGCCAAGCCTGCTGCAGTCCGGCATGCGACCGCCAAACCGGAGGCTGCCGCCAAGCCGGCCGCCTTGGCCGAGAAAAAGCCGGCCGCCTCGACCGAAAGAAAGCCGACCGCCTCGGCCGAGAGAAATCCGGCAGCTTCCGCCGACAAAAAGCCGGCTGCCAAGCCCGTCGCCGTCGGAGACAAGCCCGCGCCGAAGCCGGCCAAGCCGAAAGCCGCCGCTAAACCCAAAGGCGAAAACAAGCCGGCTGGTTAA
- a CDS encoding NAD(P)H-dependent flavin oxidoreductase, with product MSMPALFKGRLSIPVIGSPLFIISVPDLVIAQCKAGVVGSFPALNARPASLLDEWLARITEELAAYDKAHPERPSAPFAVNQIVHKSNNRLDHDLAACEKYKVPMLITSLGAREDLNQAAHNWGGIVFHDVINQKFAHKAIEKGADGLILVAAGAGGHAGTISPLAFVEETRAWFDGPIALSGAIANGRAIRAARILGADFAYIGSAFIATEEANAVEGYKEMITSSSAEDIVYSNLFTGVHGNYLKPSIVKAGLNPDDLPTSDPSKMSFGTDASGERAKPKAWKEIWGSGQGIGGIGKVVPAAELIARFKKEYDEAVDPAL from the coding sequence ATGTCCATGCCCGCGCTGTTCAAGGGCCGCCTGTCGATACCCGTGATCGGGTCGCCGCTGTTCATCATCTCCGTGCCCGATCTCGTGATCGCCCAGTGCAAGGCCGGCGTGGTCGGCTCGTTTCCGGCGCTGAACGCGCGGCCGGCTTCGCTGCTCGACGAGTGGCTGGCGCGGATCACGGAAGAACTCGCAGCCTACGACAAGGCGCATCCGGAGCGGCCGTCGGCGCCGTTTGCGGTGAACCAGATCGTTCACAAGTCCAACAACCGGCTCGATCACGATCTCGCGGCCTGCGAGAAGTACAAGGTGCCGATGCTGATCACCTCGCTCGGCGCGCGCGAGGATCTCAACCAGGCGGCGCACAATTGGGGCGGCATCGTCTTCCACGACGTGATCAACCAGAAATTCGCGCACAAGGCGATCGAGAAGGGCGCCGACGGCCTGATCCTGGTGGCGGCCGGCGCCGGCGGCCATGCCGGCACGATCTCGCCGCTCGCCTTCGTCGAGGAAACGCGCGCCTGGTTCGACGGACCGATCGCGCTGTCGGGCGCGATCGCCAACGGCCGCGCCATCCGTGCGGCGCGCATTCTCGGCGCCGACTTCGCCTATATCGGCTCCGCCTTCATCGCGACCGAGGAAGCCAACGCGGTCGAGGGCTACAAGGAGATGATCACATCGTCGTCGGCGGAAGACATCGTCTATTCGAACCTGTTCACCGGCGTGCACGGCAATTACCTCAAGCCATCGATCGTCAAGGCCGGTCTCAATCCCGACGACCTGCCGACCTCCGATCCCTCGAAGATGAGTTTTGGCACCGACGCCTCCGGCGAGCGCGCCAAGCCGAAGGCATGGAAGGAGATCTGGGGCAGCGGCCAAGGTATTGGCGGCATCGGCAAGGTGGTGCCGGCCGCCGAGCTGATCGCGCGGTTCAAGAAGGAATACGACGAGGCGGTCGACCCCGCATTGTGA
- a CDS encoding SDR family NAD(P)-dependent oxidoreductase — protein sequence MAGQNLSARVALVTGASRGIGAAVALTLAEAGAAVAVNYRERAGDADAVVARIKANGGRAITVGADVSQAAAVANMVEQVASALGPIDILVNNAGLAIVRGVDDLTEDDFDRTIAVNLKSAFLCTRAVLPAMRARKWGRIVNISSGAARGAGAIGVHYNASKAGMEGLTRGYAARLVKEGITVNAVAPSLIETDMMGGRTDLARNIPLGRMGQAEEVAQAVAMVLGNSYMTGQTIVLNGGMAFI from the coding sequence ATGGCCGGACAGAACTTGAGTGCGCGTGTTGCACTGGTGACGGGCGCGTCCCGCGGCATCGGCGCGGCGGTTGCCTTGACGCTTGCCGAAGCCGGCGCCGCGGTCGCGGTCAATTATCGCGAGCGCGCTGGTGATGCCGATGCCGTCGTCGCCCGGATCAAGGCCAATGGAGGCCGCGCCATCACTGTCGGAGCCGATGTCTCGCAGGCGGCGGCCGTCGCCAACATGGTCGAGCAGGTCGCCTCCGCGCTCGGTCCGATCGACATTCTCGTCAACAATGCCGGCTTAGCTATCGTGCGCGGCGTCGACGATCTCACCGAGGACGATTTCGACCGCACCATCGCGGTAAACCTGAAATCGGCGTTCCTGTGCACGCGGGCAGTGCTGCCGGCGATGCGGGCACGCAAATGGGGCCGCATCGTCAATATTTCGTCGGGCGCTGCGCGCGGCGCCGGCGCGATCGGCGTGCACTACAACGCCTCCAAGGCCGGCATGGAAGGCCTCACGCGAGGCTATGCAGCACGGCTGGTCAAGGAAGGCATCACCGTCAACGCGGTGGCGCCGTCGCTGATCGAGACCGACATGATGGGCGGCCGGACTGATCTGGCGCGCAACATCCCGCTCGGCCGGATGGGCCAGGCCGAGGAAGTCGCGCAAGCCGTCGCGATGGTGCTCGGCAACAGCTACATGACCGGGCAGACCATCGTCCTCAATGGCGGCATGGCGTTCATTTGA
- a CDS encoding ABC transporter substrate-binding protein translates to MTSHRIALLVGAVLFGIAGSAQAAGDIAIVRDLAGRVGPVIGSAQACRDIARPRIQTIVDKFSQVIREASSNEAERSDLTQTFDRSVADGRAAVSSGKIDCIRADRQLADLERSISGPSLSSVIGPSPAAAATAANAATAPTAPVPTGPLPRGIGEKEIRFGIAAPFSGSARELGRQMKLGIETAFNRINDAGGVDGRMLKLHAADDGYEPSRTADAMKQLYEKDQVFGIVGNVGTPTAAVAIPYALERRMLFFGAFTGANILRNDPPDRYVFNYRASYAEETDAVVRYLVKIRRLQPRQIAVFAQQDSYGDAGFAGVAKAFRSMGVNDGAIVRLNYARNTVDVDDAINQLKLAKPPIKAVVMVATYRAAARFIEKTRDLYPGMVYSNVSFVGSTALAEELKLLGPRYTSGVIVTQVVPAVSGYSSAVLEYKNALAKYFPGEAPDYVSLEGYVAANVLIQGIKRAGPQLDTEKLIDTLETMRNLDLGLGTSLGFGRSEHQASHKIWGTALDEGGRYQPIDLE, encoded by the coding sequence ATGACCTCGCACCGGATCGCCTTGCTGGTCGGGGCCGTGCTCTTCGGAATCGCAGGCAGCGCCCAGGCTGCCGGCGACATTGCGATCGTGCGCGACCTTGCAGGCCGCGTCGGCCCCGTGATCGGCTCGGCCCAGGCCTGCCGCGACATTGCGCGTCCCCGCATCCAGACCATCGTCGACAAGTTTTCACAGGTGATCCGGGAAGCCTCGTCGAACGAGGCGGAGCGTTCTGATCTCACCCAGACGTTCGATCGCAGCGTGGCCGACGGCCGCGCCGCCGTCAGCTCGGGCAAAATCGATTGCATCCGGGCCGATCGCCAGCTTGCCGATCTCGAACGCTCGATCTCGGGCCCCAGTCTTTCCAGCGTCATCGGCCCATCCCCTGCCGCCGCGGCAACGGCCGCGAACGCGGCAACCGCGCCGACGGCCCCGGTCCCGACCGGGCCGCTGCCACGCGGCATCGGCGAAAAGGAAATCCGCTTCGGCATCGCCGCGCCCTTCTCCGGCTCGGCCCGTGAGCTGGGACGCCAGATGAAGCTCGGAATCGAAACCGCCTTCAACCGGATCAACGACGCCGGCGGCGTCGACGGGCGGATGCTCAAACTGCACGCCGCCGACGACGGCTACGAGCCTTCGCGCACCGCGGACGCGATGAAGCAGCTCTATGAAAAGGACCAGGTGTTCGGCATCGTCGGCAATGTCGGCACGCCGACTGCGGCGGTGGCGATCCCCTATGCGCTCGAACGCCGGATGCTGTTTTTCGGGGCCTTCACCGGCGCCAACATCCTGCGCAACGATCCGCCGGATCGCTACGTGTTCAACTACCGCGCCAGCTACGCCGAGGAAACCGACGCGGTCGTCCGCTACCTCGTCAAGATACGCCGGCTGCAGCCTCGGCAGATCGCGGTGTTTGCGCAGCAGGATTCGTACGGCGACGCCGGATTTGCAGGGGTCGCCAAGGCGTTTCGCTCCATGGGCGTGAACGACGGCGCCATCGTCCGGCTCAACTATGCGCGCAACACCGTCGACGTGGACGATGCGATCAACCAGTTGAAGCTCGCGAAGCCGCCGATCAAGGCCGTCGTCATGGTCGCCACCTACCGGGCCGCGGCGCGGTTCATCGAGAAGACGCGCGACCTCTATCCCGGCATGGTCTACTCCAACGTCTCATTCGTCGGCTCGACCGCGCTCGCCGAAGAACTGAAACTCCTGGGGCCGCGGTACACGAGCGGCGTGATCGTGACGCAGGTGGTACCGGCGGTGTCGGGCTATTCGTCGGCGGTGCTCGAATACAAGAACGCGCTCGCCAAATATTTCCCGGGCGAGGCGCCCGACTATGTGTCGCTCGAAGGCTATGTCGCCGCCAACGTGCTGATCCAGGGCATCAAGCGGGCCGGTCCGCAGCTCGACACCGAGAAGCTGATCGACACGCTGGAGACCATGCGCAATCTCGACCTCGGTCTCGGGACCTCGCTCGGCTTCGGCCGTTCCGAGCACCAGGCCTCGCACAAGATCTGGGGCACCGCGCTCGATGAAGGCGGGCGCTACCAGCCGATCGATCTCGAATGA
- the hisE gene encoding phosphoribosyl-ATP diphosphatase, which translates to MSDSLERLYQAVIAARDLDPATSRTARLFQRGPSKMAKKLAEEAIEVVIDAVNGKTDAVVRESADLLYNLTVLWAAAGVKPEDVWREMERREDLLGIAEKLPKPVKSPKTAPTKPLPKAAAGPAVRRRIVALEGRSLRKR; encoded by the coding sequence ATGAGTGATTCGCTCGAACGGCTTTATCAGGCTGTTATCGCGGCCCGGGATCTCGACCCGGCAACGTCGCGCACGGCCCGGCTGTTTCAGCGCGGCCCCTCCAAGATGGCCAAGAAGCTCGCCGAGGAGGCCATCGAAGTCGTGATCGATGCCGTCAACGGCAAGACCGACGCGGTGGTCCGCGAGAGCGCCGACTTGCTCTATAACCTGACCGTGCTGTGGGCAGCGGCTGGCGTGAAGCCGGAGGACGTCTGGCGCGAGATGGAGCGGCGCGAGGACCTGCTCGGCATCGCCGAGAAGCTGCCGAAGCCCGTCAAGTCGCCGAAAACGGCGCCAACCAAGCCGCTGCCCAAGGCGGCGGCGGGCCCCGCAGTCCGGCGGCGAATTGTCGCGCTGGAAGGCCGTTCCTTACGCAAGCGGTAG
- a CDS encoding YqaA family protein — protein MLKRTYDWCINAADKPYALWIMAAVSFAESSFFPIPPDIMLLPMSLAQPKKAWWFATVCTIASVAGGVVGYAIGALLYDSVGHWLITVYGLSDKVETFRASYAEWGAVIILLKGLTPIPYKLVTITSGFAGYNIWLFILCSIVARGGRFFVVAVLLNRYGDVIRAELEKRLGTWVAIGAVVLVFGFYAAFKLV, from the coding sequence ATGCTCAAACGGACCTACGATTGGTGTATCAACGCCGCCGACAAGCCCTATGCGCTCTGGATCATGGCGGCGGTCTCTTTCGCGGAAAGCTCGTTCTTCCCGATCCCGCCCGACATCATGCTGCTGCCGATGTCGCTGGCGCAGCCGAAGAAGGCGTGGTGGTTCGCGACCGTCTGCACCATCGCATCCGTTGCCGGCGGCGTGGTCGGATACGCCATCGGTGCGTTGCTCTACGACTCGGTCGGGCACTGGCTGATCACGGTCTACGGTCTCAGTGACAAGGTCGAAACCTTCCGCGCCTCCTATGCCGAATGGGGCGCGGTGATCATCCTGCTGAAGGGGCTGACGCCGATCCCCTACAAGCTCGTCACCATCACCTCGGGGTTTGCCGGCTACAACATCTGGCTGTTCATCCTGTGCTCGATCGTGGCGCGCGGCGGACGGTTCTTCGTGGTCGCCGTCCTGCTCAACCGCTATGGCGACGTGATCCGGGCCGAGCTCGAAAAGCGCCTTGGCACCTGGGTGGCCATCGGTGCCGTCGTCCTGGTGTTCGGCTTTTACGCCGCGTTCAAGCTGGTCTAG
- a CDS encoding glucan ABC transporter ATP-binding protein/ permease, translated as MSMLRLYTRVLELLGKEARLGWILAVANLLLAGAQFAEPVLFGKIVDVLSGKPQSGMLASNSAWPLLAAWVVFGLFTIVCSALVALHADKLAHRQRQVVLTDYFEHIMQLPLTFHTGTHSGRLMKVMLNGTDALWRLWLAFFREHFAAILSLVVLLPLALYINWRLAILLFALCVVFTVLTTLVVRKTYGMQTEVEAQYSDLSARASDALGNVALVQSFVRIDAEVQGLRFVADKLLAAQMPVLGWWALVTVITRASTTITVLAIFAVGIYLHTQGQTTVGEIVMFVSFATMLIQKLEQVVSFINSVFMEAPRLQEFFDVLDAVPAVRDRPGAVDTGRLSGLVEFHDVSFSYDGKRPAVEDVSFTALPGQTIALVGPTGAGKSTAIALLHRAFDPQSGIIKIDGMDIRALKLTALRRNIGVVFQEALLFNRSIADNLRVGKPDATDEEMRIAASRAQALEFIERSEKKFETHAGERGRMLSGGERQRLSIARALLKDPPILILDEATSALDAVTEAKVNAALDEVMKGRTTFVIAHRLSTIRNATRILMFDNGRVIESGTFDELVAMGGRFAELAKAQFMVQENARADIKVK; from the coding sequence ATGTCCATGCTGCGCCTTTACACCCGTGTCCTTGAGCTGCTTGGCAAGGAGGCGCGGCTGGGCTGGATTCTCGCCGTCGCCAATCTCCTGCTGGCCGGGGCGCAATTCGCCGAGCCGGTGCTGTTCGGCAAGATCGTCGACGTGCTCTCGGGCAAGCCGCAGAGCGGGATGCTGGCCTCGAACTCGGCCTGGCCGCTGCTGGCGGCCTGGGTTGTATTCGGCCTGTTTACCATCGTGTGCAGCGCGCTCGTCGCGCTCCACGCCGACAAGCTGGCGCACCGCCAGCGCCAGGTGGTGCTGACGGATTATTTCGAGCACATCATGCAACTGCCGCTCACCTTCCACACCGGCACTCATTCCGGCCGGTTGATGAAGGTGATGCTGAACGGCACCGACGCGCTGTGGCGGCTTTGGCTTGCATTCTTCCGCGAGCATTTTGCGGCGATCCTGTCGCTGGTCGTGCTGCTGCCGCTGGCGCTCTACATCAATTGGCGGCTGGCGATACTGTTGTTCGCGCTGTGCGTGGTGTTCACGGTGCTGACGACGCTGGTGGTACGCAAGACCTACGGCATGCAGACCGAGGTCGAGGCGCAGTACAGCGATCTCTCGGCGCGCGCGTCTGATGCGCTCGGCAACGTCGCACTGGTGCAGAGCTTCGTGCGGATCGATGCGGAAGTTCAGGGCCTGCGTTTCGTCGCCGACAAGCTGCTCGCCGCGCAGATGCCGGTGCTAGGCTGGTGGGCGCTGGTCACCGTCATCACCCGTGCTTCCACCACCATCACCGTGCTCGCGATCTTTGCCGTCGGCATCTACCTGCACACGCAGGGACAGACGACGGTCGGCGAGATCGTGATGTTTGTCAGCTTCGCGACCATGCTGATCCAGAAGCTCGAACAGGTGGTGAGCTTCATCAACAGCGTGTTCATGGAGGCCCCAAGGCTGCAGGAATTCTTCGACGTGCTGGACGCTGTCCCCGCGGTGCGCGACCGGCCCGGAGCGGTCGATACCGGCCGGCTTTCCGGCCTCGTCGAATTCCACGACGTCTCGTTTTCCTATGACGGCAAACGGCCTGCGGTCGAAGACGTTTCGTTTACCGCTCTGCCCGGGCAGACCATCGCCCTGGTCGGCCCGACCGGCGCCGGCAAGTCGACGGCGATCGCGCTGTTGCACCGCGCCTTCGATCCGCAGTCCGGCATCATCAAGATCGACGGCATGGACATTCGCGCGTTGAAGCTGACGGCGCTGCGGCGGAACATCGGCGTGGTGTTCCAGGAGGCGCTGCTGTTCAACCGCTCGATCGCGGACAATCTGCGCGTCGGCAAGCCGGATGCGACCGATGAGGAAATGCGCATCGCCGCAAGCCGCGCCCAGGCGCTGGAATTCATTGAGCGCAGCGAGAAAAAATTCGAAACCCATGCCGGCGAGCGCGGCCGGATGCTGTCCGGCGGCGAGCGGCAGCGCCTGTCGATCGCCCGTGCGCTGCTGAAAGACCCGCCGATCCTGATTCTCGACGAGGCGACCAGCGCACTCGACGCCGTCACCGAGGCCAAGGTCAATGCCGCGCTCGACGAGGTGATGAAGGGCCGCACCACCTTCGTGATCGCGCACCGGCTTTCGACCATTCGCAACGCGACCCGCATCCTGATGTTCGACAACGGCCGGGTGATCGAAAGTGGAACTTTCGATGAACTGGTGGCCATGGGCGGTCGCTTCGCGGAACTCGCCAAGGCCCAGTTCATGGTGCAGGAGAATGCTCGGGCCGACATCAAGGTCAAATAG
- a CDS encoding thioesterase family protein produces the protein MDGIFRVDGNDVVTSPFAAGPWDPSMQHGSPPAALVVWAAERIPTPVAMRVARVTVDLMRPVPVAPLTIESEVLREGRKIQLCAIRLLAKGVVVVAATVLKIKVQSQELPLEAAILPVELPGPDRSRVEPADFSSSPFVSGMSLRAARGRFGEPGPGAIWYRVDRPIVEGSAVSQAMRAMAAADFCNGTSAVLDFRAWTFLNADLTVNFAREPVGDWILLDAESWIGPDGAGLAMARLADERGYFGRAIQSLVIEKR, from the coding sequence ATGGACGGCATTTTTCGCGTTGATGGCAACGACGTCGTCACCAGCCCCTTTGCGGCAGGTCCATGGGACCCGAGCATGCAGCACGGCTCGCCGCCGGCGGCGCTGGTGGTGTGGGCGGCGGAGCGGATTCCGACGCCGGTCGCGATGCGGGTTGCGCGCGTCACCGTGGACCTGATGCGTCCCGTGCCGGTGGCGCCGCTGACCATCGAGAGCGAAGTCTTGCGCGAGGGGCGCAAGATCCAGCTCTGCGCGATCAGGCTACTGGCTAAAGGCGTCGTCGTGGTCGCCGCGACCGTGCTTAAGATTAAGGTGCAGTCCCAGGAATTGCCGCTAGAGGCCGCGATTCTGCCGGTCGAGCTACCGGGGCCGGATCGATCGCGCGTCGAGCCCGCGGATTTTTCCTCCAGCCCGTTCGTATCAGGTATGTCGCTGCGCGCCGCGCGCGGCCGCTTCGGCGAGCCCGGTCCCGGCGCGATCTGGTATCGCGTCGACCGGCCGATCGTGGAAGGCTCAGCCGTTTCGCAGGCGATGCGGGCGATGGCGGCGGCGGATTTCTGCAACGGTACCTCGGCCGTGCTGGATTTCCGCGCGTGGACCTTTCTCAATGCCGACCTGACCGTGAATTTTGCGCGTGAGCCGGTCGGCGACTGGATCCTGCTCGATGCCGAGTCCTGGATCGGTCCCGACGGCGCAGGGCTCGCAATGGCGCGGCTTGCCGACGAGCGCGGCTATTTCGGCCGCGCCATCCAGAGCCTTGTGATCGAGAAGCGCTGA